From the genome of Mycobacterium dioxanotrophicus, one region includes:
- a CDS encoding HK97 gp10 family phage protein gives MGNPFDKFGISDAELAKHIRESAEVDNGINEFMVNEAIPYAKSISPVETGKYAASWAVMKKAKNGKGVFGPKAWYSHFVEFGTGADKKQSKGKKGKRSKKGRRPVEVADGEIRELGPNTPTKALGIAQKVASHFGGQLKGGVVDLDGDE, from the coding sequence ATGGGCAACCCGTTCGACAAGTTCGGCATCTCGGATGCTGAGCTGGCCAAGCACATTCGGGAATCCGCCGAGGTTGACAATGGGATCAACGAGTTCATGGTCAACGAGGCCATCCCGTACGCGAAGAGCATCTCGCCGGTCGAGACGGGGAAGTATGCGGCGTCGTGGGCGGTGATGAAGAAAGCCAAGAACGGCAAGGGTGTGTTCGGCCCGAAGGCTTGGTATTCCCATTTCGTCGAGTTCGGCACCGGTGCGGATAAGAAGCAGTCGAAGGGCAAGAAGGGGAAGCGGTCTAAGAAGGGGAGACGGCCGGTTGAGGTGGCCGATGGCGAGATCCGCGAGTTGGGCCCGAACACCCCGACGAAAGCCCTCGGTATCGCCCAGAAGGTTGCCTCGCACTTCGGGGGTCAACTCAAGGGTGGCGTTGTCGACCTGGACGGTGACGAGTGA